The genomic stretch GCGACCCATAGTGGCGCGGCGCGGTTCATCAACAGATAGTTCAAAGCGCAAGGAGCAGATGATTCCTCATGAAACTTTCCATTCTCGACCAGTCTCCCATACGTGATGGGGTAACGGCCGTGCAGGCCTTCCAGGAGACCCTGACCATGGCCAGGGAGGCCGAACGGCTGGGTTACCGGCGTTTCTGGGTGTCCGAGCACCACAACGCCCACTGCCTGGCCGGCAGTTCGCCTGAAGTGCTGCTCGCTGCTATCGGGGCCGCCACGAAGGACATGCGGATCGGTTCCGGGGGCGTCATGCTGCCCTATTACAGCCCCTTCAAAGTCGCCGAGAGCTTCTCCGTGCTCACGAATCTCTATCCGGACCGGGTCGACCTGGGGGTCGGACGAGCGCCAGGCGGAGACATGAAGACGGCCCGGATGCTGGCGCCCGGCGCAGGGCCGCGGTTCGAGCAGTTCCCCGAACTTGTCGCCCAGCTGGTGGAGATCCTTCAGGACCGGGATTTCGAGCCGCGGGTCACGCCGCCCATCCAGTCTCCGCCCCCCGTCTGGATGCTCGGGTCCAGTCCGGAAAGCGCGATGCTCGCCGCCCGGCTGGGCCTGCCCTACAATTTCGCCCTCTTCATCAACAGCAACATCGACCCGCGCATCCTCGAATTCTACCGTCACTATTTCGAGCCCTCCGCCCAGACGCCGCGGCCCGAGGCCTGCATCGCGATTAACGTCATCTGCGCCGACACCGAGGCGGAGGCCAAACGCCTCGCCCTCAGCCGCGACCTCCTCTTCGCCCGCTTCGCTTCGGGCAAGCCCAGCAACGTCGTACCTACGGTGGAGGAGGCCGAAAAACACCGGTTCAGTGAAGCCGAAAAAGCCTTTCTGGAGGACAAGTTCCGCCTTGCGGCCGTGGGTAGTCCGGACCAGGTCCGGGACACCATCGACCGGCTTGCGGGCCGGTTCGGAGCCGAAGAGGTCATGGCCGTAACCATCACCCACGATTTCAAAGCCCGGCTGCGGTCCTACGAACTCCTGGCCGGCGTGTACGGGTAGATCGCTTCATTAAAGGTGAATCGCTCCAAATAGGATTGCCTGCAGGAATCAAAATGACTACATTGTGATGGCCTCCACTTCCCGTACGCGACCATCGAACAAGGAGCATCCGACATGACCATGGTCATGGAACAAACCGTGCTGAGCGACGAGCAGATCGCGTTCTACCAGGAAAACGGGTTTCTCCACATCCCGGAGGTATTTACGCTGGAAGAGACTGCCGAATTGTCGGATCAAATGGACCGGCTCGTCGAGGACTGGGCGTTCACGAGCCCGGGATGGAACGGTCCATGGCGCCTGGCCTACATGGATCCGGAGACGGAGGCCAAATCCAAACTGACGGCCATGCACGATCTCCATTTCTATTCCCAGGCCTGGTCGCGCGCCGTCGCCAACCCACGGCTGGTGGAGGCCCTGTCGCAGCTGCTGGGGCCAAACGTGGAGCTGCACCACACCACGCTGCACATCAAGCCGCCCCAGACCGGGCATCCCTTTCCCCTGCACCAGGACAACCCTTTCTACGGCCATCACGACGGCCGGTACATCGACGTACTCGTCCACCTGGACGACACCTGCCACGAGAACGGTGAGATCCGCTTCCTGGCGGGCTCCCACAAATCCGGTCATCTGCAGCATATCACCGAATCAGAAGAAGGTCCCT from Gemmatimonadota bacterium encodes the following:
- a CDS encoding LLM class flavin-dependent oxidoreductase gives rise to the protein MKLSILDQSPIRDGVTAVQAFQETLTMAREAERLGYRRFWVSEHHNAHCLAGSSPEVLLAAIGAATKDMRIGSGGVMLPYYSPFKVAESFSVLTNLYPDRVDLGVGRAPGGDMKTARMLAPGAGPRFEQFPELVAQLVEILQDRDFEPRVTPPIQSPPPVWMLGSSPESAMLAARLGLPYNFALFINSNIDPRILEFYRHYFEPSAQTPRPEACIAINVICADTEAEAKRLALSRDLLFARFASGKPSNVVPTVEEAEKHRFSEAEKAFLEDKFRLAAVGSPDQVRDTIDRLAGRFGAEEVMAVTITHDFKARLRSYELLAGVYG
- a CDS encoding phytanoyl-CoA dioxygenase family protein encodes the protein MTMVMEQTVLSDEQIAFYQENGFLHIPEVFTLEETAELSDQMDRLVEDWAFTSPGWNGPWRLAYMDPETEAKSKLTAMHDLHFYSQAWSRAVANPRLVEALSQLLGPNVELHHTTLHIKPPQTGHPFPLHQDNPFYGHHDGRYIDVLVHLDDTCHENGEIRFLAGSHKSGHLQHITESEEGPCAPHLPTDEYKLEDTVAVPARAGDVVIFCIDTVHGSYINQTKEPRRLVRMGYRNPDNRQEYGQSFGRPGLMVCGYRKRREGDELLPGN